One genomic region from Leifsonia poae encodes:
- a CDS encoding LacI family DNA-binding transcriptional regulator yields the protein MTIIDVANRAGVAISSVSSALNGRPGVSEATRERIVQVANELGFVPSLHGKSLSGKRSYTVGLVVQRDPEVLELDPFFGGFIAGVEEAIDPRGYALVLQVGARPAEILQRYRKLTADRRVDGIFMLDLEVDDPRIPLVQELELPAVAVNPDDDFPLPAVRQDADGGVRATVQHLVGLGHRRIGYVGGRAQLIHSVQRERAWRGALLEVGLEPGPVIPGDFSYIGGAAAATAMLALDEPPTAVMCANDLSAMGFIARAEDLGIDVPGGLSVAGFDDIRLGTYVRPALTTVRTAPREIGRESGRLLINLIEGHDVGDTRIADAELVVRDSTSVVPPGR from the coding sequence GTGACCATTATCGACGTGGCGAACAGGGCCGGAGTCGCGATCAGCTCGGTTTCCAGTGCGCTCAACGGCAGACCCGGCGTGTCGGAGGCCACCCGCGAGCGCATCGTCCAAGTGGCGAACGAGCTCGGTTTCGTTCCCTCGCTGCACGGGAAGAGCCTTTCCGGCAAGCGCTCGTACACCGTCGGTCTCGTGGTGCAGCGAGACCCTGAAGTCCTCGAGCTCGACCCGTTCTTCGGTGGATTCATCGCGGGGGTCGAGGAGGCGATCGATCCGCGCGGGTATGCACTGGTGCTGCAGGTCGGCGCGCGTCCGGCGGAGATCCTGCAGCGTTACCGCAAGCTCACAGCCGACCGCCGTGTCGACGGCATCTTCATGCTCGACCTCGAAGTCGACGATCCGAGGATCCCTCTCGTGCAGGAGCTCGAGCTGCCGGCCGTCGCGGTGAACCCCGACGATGACTTCCCGCTGCCCGCTGTGCGACAGGATGCCGATGGAGGGGTCCGGGCGACCGTTCAGCACCTCGTCGGGCTCGGTCACCGGCGGATCGGCTATGTCGGCGGACGCGCGCAGCTGATCCACTCCGTGCAGCGTGAACGGGCCTGGCGTGGTGCGTTGCTCGAGGTCGGGCTGGAGCCCGGGCCCGTCATCCCGGGCGATTTCAGCTACATCGGTGGTGCCGCAGCAGCGACGGCGATGCTCGCCCTCGATGAGCCTCCCACGGCGGTGATGTGCGCGAACGACCTCTCCGCAATGGGTTTCATCGCCCGGGCCGAGGATCTCGGTATCGATGTGCCCGGAGGCCTCTCCGTCGCCGGATTCGACGACATCCGGCTCGGCACCTACGTGCGGCCGGCCCTCACCACCGTCCGCACCGCTCCGCGCGAGATCGGCCGTGAATCGGGCCGTCTGCTGATCAATCTGATCGAAGGCCATGACGTCGGCGATACGCGGATCGCGGATGCCGAACTCGTGGTGCGCGATTCCACCTCCGTCGTGCCGCCGGGACGCTGA
- a CDS encoding ABC transporter substrate-binding protein — protein sequence MATMRLRGNAAIRRLFAGVAVVATIGVLAACSSTDAGSSNGEPSGKLQLLVSSSDATDAGFRAVNDAFKKKYPAVDVVFSTVSNDNYPATKSSRLTAGNLDLFVVKGMTETPTYAKDSATDDARLAAAGGLVDLTKESFLKKFTPTLLASQAIDGKQYAVPTGVSYYTGVFYNKKIFADNGLAVPTTWSQFTTVVDALKAKGVTPFGLGGKDSWPAGLPMLASVASLYPTAADKQQLAENLWTNTAKLTDPTEVKVLQQTEYVLQNSQQGAAGADYTTIPSGFAAGDFAMTVDGTWDQPTIAAAVAGKFDYGYFPFPGSDKAADNALLNGKTELQLAIPSSAKNKTAALAWLDFFSQKQNYELFLGKSGFSPAQPDISTSDFLQSIGQYTATYQPAWDQIWFANNKAGQDAVFPFNYPALTPLGSDTPEQAAQAAQKAWTAAG from the coding sequence ATGGCAACAATGAGGTTGCGGGGCAACGCCGCGATCCGACGACTATTCGCAGGCGTCGCCGTGGTGGCGACGATCGGCGTCCTCGCCGCCTGCTCGAGCACGGACGCAGGGTCGTCGAACGGTGAACCGAGCGGGAAGCTGCAACTGCTGGTCTCCAGCAGCGATGCGACCGACGCGGGCTTCCGTGCGGTCAACGACGCCTTCAAGAAGAAGTATCCGGCGGTCGACGTGGTCTTCTCCACCGTGTCCAACGACAACTACCCGGCCACCAAGTCCTCGCGCTTGACCGCCGGAAACCTCGACCTGTTCGTCGTCAAGGGCATGACCGAAACGCCAACGTACGCGAAAGACTCCGCCACCGACGACGCCCGTCTCGCAGCGGCCGGTGGACTCGTCGATCTCACCAAGGAGAGCTTCCTGAAGAAGTTCACTCCGACTCTGCTGGCGTCCCAGGCGATCGACGGCAAACAGTATGCGGTCCCGACCGGCGTGAGCTACTACACCGGGGTCTTCTACAACAAGAAGATCTTCGCCGACAACGGCCTGGCCGTGCCGACGACGTGGAGTCAGTTCACGACCGTGGTCGACGCGCTCAAGGCCAAAGGAGTGACGCCGTTCGGTCTCGGCGGCAAGGACAGCTGGCCGGCCGGCCTGCCGATGCTCGCCTCGGTGGCCTCGCTCTATCCGACCGCCGCCGACAAGCAGCAGTTGGCAGAGAACCTCTGGACGAACACGGCGAAACTCACCGACCCGACCGAGGTGAAGGTGCTCCAGCAGACCGAGTACGTGCTGCAGAACTCGCAGCAGGGCGCTGCCGGCGCGGACTACACGACGATCCCGTCCGGATTCGCGGCCGGCGATTTCGCGATGACGGTCGACGGCACGTGGGACCAGCCGACCATCGCCGCCGCGGTCGCGGGCAAGTTCGACTACGGCTACTTCCCGTTCCCCGGTTCGGACAAGGCCGCGGACAACGCGCTCCTGAACGGAAAGACCGAACTGCAGCTGGCCATTCCGAGCTCGGCCAAGAACAAGACGGCCGCCCTCGCCTGGCTCGACTTCTTCTCGCAGAAGCAGAACTACGAACTGTTCCTCGGAAAGTCGGGCTTCTCGCCGGCGCAGCCGGACATCTCGACCAGTGACTTCCTGCAGTCCATCGGCCAGTACACCGCGACGTACCAGCCGGCGTGGGATCAGATCTGGTTCGCCAACAACAAGGCCGGTCAGGATGCGGTGTTCCCGTTCAACTATCCGGCACTGACCCCGCTGGGCTCCGACACCCCGGAGCAGGCCGCCCAGGCCGCCCAGAAGGCGTGGACGGCGGCGGGCTGA
- a CDS encoding carbohydrate ABC transporter permease: MADTFPFPRRTPMRITFGIAMLLLGVFGFIPAIGVLVASFTDLRGLPGLPINFVGVQNYVDFFSPAKWADSANALTNTVVFAFASTVIQIVVALAIAILLNRKLKGRNFYRAVVFMPTILGVTVTGLVWSLIFNVSGGPAASVLGLFGKHSAFFGDPHLALALVILVQVWMVLGVSVIIFLSGLQAVPEELHEAAEIDGASAWQRFRNVTVPLLAPAITANVLLGIVNALQSYQLIYVLSGPNNRSTQVLSLLVYVQGFGGASGTTLSQSQGYAAAVSMVQFVLVAIISITALVILRRREAKL, encoded by the coding sequence ATGGCTGACACTTTTCCCTTCCCCCGCCGCACGCCGATGCGGATCACTTTCGGCATCGCGATGCTTCTGCTCGGCGTGTTCGGGTTCATCCCGGCGATCGGCGTGCTGGTCGCGTCGTTCACCGACCTGCGCGGCCTCCCCGGCCTGCCGATCAACTTCGTCGGCGTCCAGAACTACGTCGACTTCTTCTCACCCGCCAAATGGGCGGACAGCGCGAACGCGCTCACGAACACGGTCGTCTTCGCCTTCGCCAGCACGGTCATCCAGATCGTGGTCGCACTCGCGATCGCCATCCTGCTGAACCGCAAGCTCAAAGGCCGCAACTTCTACCGCGCCGTCGTCTTCATGCCGACGATCCTCGGCGTCACCGTCACCGGTCTGGTCTGGTCGCTGATCTTCAACGTCAGCGGTGGCCCGGCCGCCTCCGTGCTCGGCCTCTTCGGCAAGCACTCGGCGTTCTTCGGCGACCCCCATCTCGCGCTCGCGCTGGTCATCCTGGTGCAGGTGTGGATGGTGCTCGGCGTCTCGGTGATCATCTTCCTGTCTGGTTTGCAGGCGGTTCCGGAAGAGCTCCACGAGGCAGCCGAGATCGACGGGGCGAGCGCCTGGCAGCGCTTCCGCAATGTCACCGTCCCCTTGCTGGCACCCGCGATCACTGCGAATGTGCTCCTGGGCATCGTCAACGCGCTGCAGAGCTACCAGCTCATCTACGTGCTCAGCGGCCCGAACAACCGGTCGACCCAGGTGCTCTCACTGCTGGTCTACGTGCAGGGCTTCGGAGGCGCATCCGGCACGACCCTTTCACAATCCCAGGGCTATGCGGCCGCGGTCTCGATGGTCCAGTTCGTGCTGGTCGCGATCATCTCCATCACCGCCCTGGTCATCCTCCGCCGACGGGAAGCCAAGCTGTGA
- a CDS encoding carbohydrate ABC transporter permease, which produces MTTTNTSTGTDATTAPMPDSRAESVPPREPGRPRRIRRIPIGAYLCALILLVLFLFPLLYLLNTALKSQAEFVSDPVGLVSDPQWGNFAAAWNKGNFGAYILNSVLYTAAGSAIGTVLTLLLAFPVARGYIRGARVWSIVFVLVLFLPNALITQFQLLLRLGLYDTQLGYILLVGVGVGVGPLLLSGFVKSIPRELDEAAAMDGVGYWRYLFGFVFPLARPALVTIFILQAVWIWNEIILATVLLADPTKFPVTVGLYAFKGTYGNQWPLLAAATFIVAAPLIVGYIFIQRYLVNGVVGAIKG; this is translated from the coding sequence GTGACGACGACAAACACGAGCACCGGAACCGACGCCACCACAGCGCCCATGCCGGATTCGCGCGCGGAATCCGTGCCGCCACGGGAACCGGGCCGCCCCCGACGTATCCGGCGGATCCCGATCGGCGCATACCTGTGTGCGCTGATACTGCTGGTGCTGTTCCTCTTCCCGCTGCTGTACCTGCTGAACACCGCGCTCAAGTCGCAGGCCGAGTTCGTCTCCGACCCCGTCGGTCTCGTCAGCGACCCGCAGTGGGGCAACTTCGCCGCAGCCTGGAACAAGGGCAACTTCGGCGCGTACATCCTCAACAGTGTTCTCTACACGGCAGCGGGCTCGGCCATCGGCACCGTGCTGACCCTACTGCTGGCCTTCCCCGTCGCTCGCGGCTACATCCGCGGCGCCAGGGTCTGGTCGATCGTGTTCGTGCTCGTGCTCTTCCTGCCGAATGCGCTGATCACCCAATTCCAATTGCTGCTCCGTCTCGGGCTCTACGACACGCAGCTCGGCTACATTCTGCTGGTCGGCGTCGGGGTGGGGGTCGGCCCGCTGCTGCTGAGCGGTTTCGTCAAGTCCATCCCGCGCGAGCTCGATGAGGCGGCCGCGATGGACGGCGTCGGCTACTGGCGCTACCTCTTCGGCTTCGTCTTCCCCCTGGCGCGACCCGCCCTGGTGACCATCTTTATTCTTCAGGCCGTCTGGATCTGGAACGAGATCATCCTCGCGACCGTTCTGCTGGCCGACCCCACCAAGTTCCCTGTGACGGTCGGCCTTTACGCCTTCAAAGGCACCTACGGCAACCAGTGGCCCCTGCTGGCCGCCGCGACATTCATCGTGGCGGCGCCGCTGATCGTCGGTTACATCTTCATCCAGCGCTACCTCGTCAACGGCGTGGTGGGCGCCATCAAGGGCTGA
- a CDS encoding glycoside hydrolase family 130 protein encodes MSTTTTTSTTISTDIPYALERVGIVMEPDPRDPRQVEGVLNPATVQTPDGAVHLFPRLVAERNVSRIGRAPIVIADGVPAGVGEVAIVLEADRGWEHGTDHGGVEDPRITPLKDLGVYVMSYVAFGPLGPKPALAISTDGIDWRRIGPIQFQYDDDLDTDLNLFPNKDVVFFPEIVPGPDGVPSFALLHRPMWDLSFTRPNENPPLPAGMLDDRAGIWISYVPVDEAERDLSALVRPRGHRFVAGPVHDWEALKIGAGPAPLRVPEGWLLLHHGVTGSLGAGAFVPHAFDVHYVVGAILLDADDPSRVLARTSEPLMTPETAEETAGTVANVIFPTAIEEINGEHFVFFGAADTRISVARLIRTAD; translated from the coding sequence GTGTCCACGACCACCACCACCTCGACCACCATCAGCACCGACATCCCCTACGCTCTCGAGCGCGTCGGCATCGTGATGGAGCCGGACCCCCGGGATCCGCGCCAGGTCGAGGGTGTCCTGAACCCGGCAACGGTTCAGACGCCCGACGGGGCCGTGCACCTGTTCCCGCGGCTCGTCGCCGAACGGAATGTCTCCCGGATCGGGCGGGCTCCGATCGTCATCGCCGACGGAGTTCCGGCCGGTGTGGGCGAGGTGGCGATCGTGCTCGAAGCAGACCGCGGGTGGGAGCACGGCACCGACCACGGCGGCGTCGAGGACCCGCGGATCACGCCGCTGAAAGACCTCGGCGTGTACGTGATGTCGTACGTTGCATTCGGCCCGCTCGGGCCGAAGCCGGCCCTCGCGATCTCGACCGATGGGATCGACTGGCGGCGCATCGGGCCGATCCAGTTCCAGTACGATGACGACCTCGACACCGACCTGAACCTCTTTCCCAACAAAGACGTCGTCTTCTTCCCCGAGATCGTTCCCGGGCCCGACGGAGTGCCGAGCTTCGCGCTCCTGCACCGGCCGATGTGGGATCTGTCGTTCACCCGGCCGAACGAGAACCCGCCGCTTCCGGCCGGGATGCTGGACGACCGCGCCGGCATCTGGATCTCCTACGTGCCCGTCGACGAGGCCGAGCGCGACCTGTCCGCCCTCGTTCGGCCGCGTGGACACCGCTTCGTCGCCGGACCGGTTCACGACTGGGAGGCTCTCAAGATCGGTGCGGGACCCGCTCCGCTGCGCGTGCCAGAGGGCTGGCTGCTTCTGCACCACGGCGTCACCGGCTCGCTCGGCGCCGGGGCTTTTGTGCCGCATGCCTTCGACGTGCACTACGTGGTCGGCGCGATCCTGCTCGACGCCGACGACCCCTCGCGCGTGCTCGCCCGGACGAGCGAGCCACTCATGACGCCGGAGACGGCCGAGGAGACCGCGGGCACGGTGGCCAACGTCATCTTCCCCACCGCCATCGAAGAGATCAACGGCGAGCACTTCGTCTTCTTCGGCGCCGCCGACACCCGAATCTCGGTGGCCCGCCTGATTCGCACCGCCGACTGA